The Actinobacillus equuli genome includes a window with the following:
- the nirK gene encoding copper-containing nitrite reductase — protein MKKSLIALCFAAFLASAPLMAEQTNLENSGLTPVANLPTIEAELTVAPNVPKPLTRNTPAKVVVKLETLEKVMEIEKGVKFKYWTFNGSTPAPFIRVREGDMVEVQVSNPANGKMAHAVDFHSAAAPDGGAKASLTEIGKQTTFAFRAMSPGLYLYHCGADPVSVHLGKGMFGLMLVEPKEGLPKVDKEFYLMQNEFYVKAGANPDLKIFDMTKAGYELPDYVVFNGKVGSTMGENALKAKVGEKVRLFVGNAGPNKISSFHLIGKPFDTVYVEGGSLKNHHVQTTLIPAGGVTVVEMEMKVPGEYTFIDHSIFRTDKGAKGKLIVEGAENPEIYTGKTKEQKYDKVNPDADIDVGYVH, from the coding sequence ATGAAAAAGTCTCTTATAGCACTCTGTTTTGCAGCATTTTTAGCTAGCGCTCCACTCATGGCGGAACAAACAAATCTAGAAAATTCTGGTTTAACGCCTGTTGCAAACTTACCGACAATTGAGGCGGAATTAACCGTTGCACCGAATGTACCCAAGCCGTTAACACGTAATACGCCGGCAAAAGTGGTAGTTAAATTAGAGACGCTGGAAAAGGTGATGGAAATCGAAAAAGGTGTGAAGTTTAAATATTGGACGTTCAACGGATCAACACCGGCGCCTTTTATTCGAGTACGAGAAGGAGATATGGTGGAAGTTCAGGTATCCAATCCGGCAAACGGCAAAATGGCACATGCGGTTGATTTCCACTCTGCCGCCGCACCGGACGGCGGGGCAAAAGCCAGTTTAACCGAAATCGGTAAGCAAACGACTTTTGCCTTTCGTGCCATGTCACCGGGGCTATATTTATACCATTGCGGTGCGGATCCGGTCTCGGTGCATTTAGGTAAAGGAATGTTCGGTTTAATGTTAGTTGAACCGAAAGAAGGATTACCGAAAGTCGATAAAGAATTCTATTTAATGCAAAACGAATTTTATGTAAAAGCCGGCGCCAATCCCGATCTGAAAATCTTCGATATGACAAAAGCCGGTTATGAATTACCTGATTATGTCGTATTTAACGGTAAAGTCGGCTCCACTATGGGTGAAAATGCCTTAAAAGCCAAAGTCGGGGAGAAAGTGCGTTTGTTTGTCGGCAATGCCGGCCCAAATAAAATTTCTTCTTTCCATTTGATCGGTAAACCGTTTGATACGGTATATGTGGAAGGCGGATCACTTAAAAATCACCACGTACAAACCACGCTGATTCCGGCGGGCGGTGTCACTGTGGTCGAAATGGAAATGAAAGTACCGGGCGAATATACCTTTATTGATCACAGTATTTTTAGAACCGATAAAGGGGCGAAAGGTAAGTTGATTGTTGAGGGAGCGGAAAATCCGGAAATTTATACCGGCAAAACCAAAGAACAAAAATACGATAAAGTAAATCCGGATGCGGATATTGATGTGGGATATGTTCATTAA
- a CDS encoding aminoimidazole riboside kinase, which produces MSKIWVTGDAVVDLIPDGENHYLKCAGGAPANVAVGVSRLGVEAGFIGRVGLDPLGKFMQQTLNAEKVSTEHMILDPKQRTSTVIVGLDDGERSFTFMVNPSADQFLEVSDLPTFQKGDFLHCCSIALINDPSRSTTIEAIRRVKEASGFFSFDPNLRESLWTSLEEMKQVVNNVVAMADVLKFSEEELTLLTNTTTLEQATKVITAQYPEKLIIITLGKDGAIYHLNGNSQVVAGKALKPVDTTGAGDAFVSGLLAGLSQVADWKDESVLVDVIRKANASGALATTAKGAMSALPNKAELEAFLAQ; this is translated from the coding sequence ATGAGCAAGATTTGGGTTACCGGCGATGCGGTTGTGGATTTAATTCCGGATGGTGAAAATCACTATTTAAAATGTGCGGGCGGTGCGCCGGCAAACGTTGCGGTGGGTGTTTCACGTTTAGGTGTAGAAGCTGGTTTTATCGGTCGAGTAGGTTTAGATCCACTTGGCAAATTTATGCAGCAAACACTTAATGCGGAAAAAGTTTCAACCGAACATATGATCCTCGATCCGAAACAACGTACTTCGACTGTGATCGTCGGTTTAGATGACGGTGAGCGCAGCTTTACCTTTATGGTGAATCCAAGTGCGGATCAGTTTCTTGAAGTAAGTGATTTACCGACTTTCCAAAAAGGTGATTTCCTACACTGCTGCTCTATCGCACTTATCAATGACCCTTCACGTTCAACCACGATTGAAGCGATTCGCCGTGTAAAAGAAGCGAGCGGTTTCTTCTCATTTGACCCGAATTTACGTGAATCGCTTTGGACAAGTCTTGAAGAAATGAAACAAGTAGTAAATAACGTGGTGGCTATGGCAGACGTACTCAAATTCTCTGAAGAAGAATTAACGTTATTAACCAATACCACCACGCTTGAGCAAGCAACCAAAGTGATTACTGCACAATATCCGGAGAAATTAATCATTATCACTTTAGGTAAAGACGGTGCGATTTATCACTTAAATGGTAATAGCCAAGTGGTTGCCGGCAAAGCGTTAAAACCGGTTGATACCACTGGTGCCGGCGATGCATTTGTAAGCGGTTTACTTGCCGGTTTATCACAAGTTGCGGATTGGAAAGACGAAAGCGTATTAGTGGATGTTATTCGTAAAGCGAACGCTTCAGGCGCTTTAGCAACAACCGCAAAAGGTGCGATGTCAGCATTACCAAATAAAGCAGAGCTAGAAGCATTTTTAGCGCAATAA
- a CDS encoding glycoside hydrolase family 32 protein, which produces MQIFNNGKYKSLHAAEQGELATIRQTVLSDKDFYPTYHLAPQTGLFNDPNGLIFDGEKYHIFAQWFPYDAMHGMKHWEHFITRDLQTFEKSDRLIPDEMFESHGCYSGGAIMWQDKIVAFYTGNTRRASDNQRVPHQNIAIFDKSGKLLEKRCIIDQAPAGYTEHVRDPKPFVTAEGKIRFVLGAQRENLTGTCLVYEMDDLDSTPRLISELAVKDFDNSNVFMWECPDLFQLSGKDVFVWSPQGKLREAHQFQNNYHATYALGKLDGNNLTAEHIEELDYGFDFYAPQSVQNSDRIMFGWIGLPDLTYPTDKYKWHSTLSLPRQIKVENGKIQQTPIVKLATKQAVEIEQKIAIDNLDTAYLQISVENQPLALDFFSNEKGQTLSLRYENGLLTLDRSATEQTDLMEKFGSQRHCEVEKLNNLEIFFDRSVVEIFINGGEKVMTSRFFIANRINLLETSRPLTVQIAQVQAIQIQN; this is translated from the coding sequence ATGCAGATTTTCAATAACGGCAAATACAAAAGTCTTCACGCAGCAGAACAAGGCGAATTAGCGACAATCCGCCAAACCGTACTTTCGGATAAGGATTTCTATCCGACCTACCATTTAGCGCCACAAACCGGTTTATTTAACGATCCGAACGGCTTAATTTTTGACGGTGAGAAATATCATATCTTCGCACAATGGTTCCCTTATGATGCCATGCATGGAATGAAACACTGGGAACATTTTATTACCCGTGATTTGCAAACTTTTGAAAAATCCGACCGCTTGATCCCAGATGAAATGTTTGAATCACATGGTTGCTATTCAGGCGGTGCGATTATGTGGCAAGATAAAATCGTGGCGTTCTATACCGGTAATACTCGCCGTGCAAGCGATAATCAACGTGTTCCGCACCAAAACATTGCGATTTTTGATAAATCGGGCAAATTATTAGAAAAACGTTGCATTATCGACCAAGCACCAGCTGGCTATACCGAACACGTTCGTGATCCTAAACCGTTTGTGACTGCAGAGGGTAAAATTCGCTTTGTACTTGGCGCACAGCGTGAGAACCTAACCGGAACTTGCTTAGTGTATGAGATGGACGATCTCGATAGCACACCTCGTTTAATTTCCGAATTAGCGGTCAAAGACTTTGATAACAGCAATGTGTTTATGTGGGAATGTCCGGATCTGTTCCAACTTAGCGGTAAAGATGTGTTTGTTTGGTCTCCACAAGGCAAATTACGTGAAGCGCATCAGTTCCAAAATAATTATCACGCCACCTATGCGCTAGGTAAATTAGACGGCAATAATTTAACTGCCGAACATATCGAAGAACTGGATTACGGTTTTGATTTCTATGCGCCGCAATCGGTACAGAATTCTGATCGTATTATGTTTGGCTGGATCGGCCTACCGGATTTAACCTACCCGACCGATAAATATAAATGGCATTCAACCTTAAGTCTGCCACGTCAAATAAAGGTAGAAAACGGTAAAATTCAGCAAACACCAATCGTTAAATTAGCCACAAAACAAGCGGTCGAAATTGAGCAAAAAATTGCAATCGACAATCTTGATACCGCCTATTTGCAAATTTCTGTCGAAAATCAACCGCTTGCATTAGACTTCTTTAGCAATGAAAAAGGGCAAACTTTGAGCCTACGCTATGAAAACGGTTTATTAACGCTAGATCGCAGTGCAACAGAGCAAACGGATCTTATGGAAAAATTCGGTAGCCAACGCCATTGTGAAGTGGAGAAACTCAATAACTTAGAGATTTTCTTTGACCGTTCTGTAGTAGAAATTTTCATCAATGGCGGAGAAAAAGTGATGACATCACGATTCTTTATTGCAAATCGAATCAATCTGTTAGAAACTTCTCGTCCGTTAACCGTACAAATTGCCCAAGTACAGGCAATTCAAATCCAAAATTAA
- a CDS encoding LacI family DNA-binding transcriptional regulator codes for MESKPKKRLTLNDIAALSGVSKTTASIVLNGKSDDFRIKPETRQKVQAIAEQYGYRANVYAKALQAQRSNVIGLVIPDLTNYGFASTARNLEKLCRDNGLQLVIACSDDNPQQEKLVIERLLDRQVDLLITAPTHQDPNYYQKIIRHTPVLHIDRHIPNLELNYIISDDTPSVAKLVENIVRAYQPKEFFYLGGQLSLSPSASRLEGFYEGLEQSHLAVQSSWILHKDYQPESGYQMFAEIVKRLGRLPEAVFTASYTILEGVLRYLTEHKQMAKLMNQELHLATFDDHHLLDALPFHIHSIAQDHEQIALKTFQLMREKLQRKAISNAKVDCEIIWRH; via the coding sequence GTGGAATCAAAACCTAAAAAACGTCTAACGCTCAATGATATTGCCGCACTCAGCGGTGTATCGAAAACGACCGCGAGTATAGTTCTTAATGGTAAAAGTGATGATTTTCGTATTAAACCGGAAACCCGCCAAAAAGTACAAGCGATCGCTGAACAATACGGTTATCGCGCCAATGTTTATGCGAAAGCATTACAGGCGCAACGCTCTAACGTTATTGGTTTGGTAATTCCGGATCTCACCAATTACGGCTTTGCCTCCACTGCTCGTAATCTTGAGAAGCTATGCCGAGACAACGGTTTACAGTTAGTAATTGCCTGTTCCGATGATAATCCGCAACAAGAAAAACTGGTAATTGAACGTTTATTGGATCGTCAGGTTGATTTGCTGATTACCGCTCCGACTCATCAAGATCCGAATTATTATCAAAAGATCATTCGACACACTCCGGTGCTACATATCGACCGCCATATTCCGAACTTGGAGCTGAATTACATTATCAGCGATGACACGCCAAGTGTCGCGAAGTTGGTGGAAAATATCGTACGTGCTTATCAACCGAAAGAGTTTTTCTATTTAGGCGGACAACTTTCGCTTTCACCAAGTGCCTCTCGCTTAGAAGGCTTTTATGAAGGCTTGGAGCAATCGCATTTAGCGGTACAAAGTAGCTGGATTTTACATAAGGACTACCAACCGGAATCCGGCTATCAAATGTTTGCCGAAATTGTTAAACGTTTAGGGCGTTTGCCCGAAGCGGTATTTACCGCCTCTTACACGATTTTGGAAGGGGTATTACGTTACTTAACCGAACATAAACAAATGGCGAAATTGATGAATCAAGAGCTACATTTAGCCACTTTTGATGATCACCATTTATTAGATGCTTTACCGTTTCATATTCATTCGATTGCACAAGATCACGAGCAAATTGCACTGAAAACATTCCAGCTTATGCGAGAAAAGCTACAACGCAAAGCGATTAGCAATGCCAAAGTTGATTGTGAAATTATTTGGCGACACTAA
- a CDS encoding thioredoxin family protein has product MAHFYEYLEFSSDEDRENQLEVYVDVKLEAETEEKLKALGVQGDWLVMAEPYCPDCVEIVAYFQRMTKLNPNIKVKYVSRKDNKERKHFDSDEQQQAVISAQKIPSIFDIRNGKTELVLCEFPQFLKQKIEAAPEKFDELKADFRMGKFGKQVEAELLAILTKNA; this is encoded by the coding sequence ATGGCACATTTTTATGAATATTTAGAATTTAGCAGTGACGAAGACCGTGAAAATCAACTGGAGGTTTATGTTGACGTCAAACTTGAAGCGGAAACCGAAGAAAAGCTTAAAGCACTCGGCGTACAAGGCGATTGGCTAGTAATGGCAGAGCCTTATTGCCCGGATTGTGTCGAAATCGTGGCTTACTTCCAACGTATGACGAAGCTCAACCCGAATATCAAAGTGAAATATGTTTCACGTAAAGATAACAAAGAGCGTAAGCATTTTGACAGTGATGAGCAACAACAAGCGGTTATTTCTGCACAAAAAATCCCAAGTATCTTTGATATTCGTAACGGCAAAACTGAATTAGTTTTATGTGAGTTCCCGCAATTCTTAAAACAGAAAATAGAAGCGGCGCCGGAAAAATTTGACGAACTAAAAGCCGATTTCCGTATGGGAAAATTCGGTAAACAAGTTGAAGCGGAATTATTAGCGATTCTAACAAAGAATGCATAA
- the mfd gene encoding transcription-repair coupling factor: MSFIQFNLPLIAQQEGGKFQDHQTLGNLVGHSDTLAIAEAAAQFNGLSVVVTPDTRTALRLEKALKQFSKLPVSVFPDWETLPYDSFSPHQDIISARLSALFHLQQGNKQIFLLPINTLLQKVCPPSYLANNVLLIKKGDRFSIQSLRLQLENAGYRAVEQVLEYGEYAVRGALLDLYPMGAESPFRLDFFDDEIDSIRTFDVDSQRTIAEINEINLLPAHEFPTDSNGIEHFRTKFREQFGEIRREPEHIYQQVSKGILNAGIEYWQPLFFEEMASLFDYLAENTLFITFDGIAEKAEQFHKDTTQRYESRRVDPMRPLLPPDKLWFSVDEVNRGLKAYPRLTLSAEKVRKSAAKQNANIEKLPELAINSQLKDPFDAFNKFRSKFDGQLLFSVESEGRRETLLELLSPLKIKPKQVKSLAEIDSQISLMVSPLDQGFIIENASGQNLAIICETDFLGEKVQTKRSEKNRKTVNPDTLIRNLAELKIGQAVVHLENGVGRYAGLTVLDAGGIKAEYLVLLYANEAKLYVPVASLHLISRYIGGADETAPLHKLGSEAWAKTRQKAAEKIRDVAAELLDVYAKRESQKGFAFAYDRDSFMQFSHTFPFEETEDQKTAINAVISDMCLPKAMDRLVCGDVGFGKTEVAMRATFLAVENHKQVAVLVPTTLLAQQHFENFKDRFANYPINVEVLSRFKTAKEQKAILEKVAEGKVDILVGTHKLLQEDVQFRDLGLLIIDEEHRFGVRQKEKIKQLRANVDILTLTATPIPRTLNMALNGMRDLSIIASPPARRLTIKTFVRQHDDLVVKEAILREILRGGQVYYLHNDVATIENCATKLAELVPEARIVIGHGQMRERELERVMSDFYHQRFNLLVCSTIIETGIDVPTANTIIIERADKFGLAQLHQLRGRVGRSHHQAYAYLLTPPPKTLTKDAQQRLEALSSIDNLGAGFVLATHDLEIRGAGELLGSEQSGQIESIGFSLYMDLLENAVKALQEGREPTLEEITQNQVEIELRIPALLPDDYVPDVNMRLSFYKRIASAESVEALKDLKVELIDRFGLLPEATKNLFQITQLRHVATSLGLKKVDAGINGGYLEFKSTAQPDPMKFLQLIQSDKNVYKFEGAQKFRFNLPLTSNAERLEFVSALIEKLI; encoded by the coding sequence ATGTCATTTATTCAGTTTAATCTACCTTTAATTGCTCAGCAAGAAGGGGGCAAATTCCAAGATCATCAAACGCTCGGTAATTTAGTTGGGCATTCAGATACTTTAGCCATTGCGGAAGCTGCTGCGCAGTTTAATGGTTTAAGCGTGGTAGTAACGCCGGATACCCGCACCGCATTACGTCTTGAAAAAGCCTTAAAGCAATTCAGCAAATTACCGGTTTCGGTCTTTCCCGATTGGGAAACGCTACCTTACGATAGTTTTTCACCGCATCAAGATATTATTTCTGCCCGTCTTTCAGCATTATTCCATTTGCAGCAAGGCAATAAACAGATTTTTCTATTGCCAATCAACACGCTTTTACAGAAAGTTTGTCCGCCGAGTTATCTCGCCAACAATGTGTTACTGATAAAGAAAGGTGACCGCTTTTCAATCCAATCATTACGTTTACAGCTTGAAAATGCCGGTTATCGTGCAGTGGAACAAGTGTTGGAATACGGCGAATATGCTGTAAGAGGGGCGTTACTCGATCTTTACCCGATGGGAGCGGAAAGTCCGTTCCGTTTGGATTTTTTTGATGATGAAATTGACTCAATCCGCACCTTTGATGTGGACAGTCAACGCACAATAGCCGAGATCAACGAAATTAATTTATTACCGGCACATGAGTTCCCGACTGATAGCAACGGGATCGAGCATTTTAGAACTAAATTCCGTGAACAATTCGGTGAGATTCGTCGTGAGCCGGAGCATATTTATCAGCAAGTCAGTAAAGGTATTTTGAACGCAGGGATCGAATATTGGCAACCACTGTTTTTTGAAGAAATGGCGAGCCTATTTGATTATTTAGCGGAAAATACCTTATTTATTACCTTTGACGGTATTGCAGAAAAGGCGGAGCAATTCCATAAAGATACCACTCAACGCTATGAAAGTCGCCGCGTTGATCCGATGCGTCCATTATTACCGCCGGACAAATTATGGTTCTCGGTTGATGAAGTCAATCGTGGCTTAAAAGCTTATCCACGTTTGACGCTAAGTGCGGAGAAAGTCAGAAAATCGGCTGCTAAACAAAATGCGAATATTGAAAAATTGCCGGAATTAGCGATTAATTCGCAGTTAAAAGATCCGTTTGATGCGTTCAATAAATTCCGTAGTAAATTCGATGGGCAGCTTTTATTTTCAGTAGAAAGTGAAGGTCGCCGAGAAACCTTGCTTGAATTACTTTCACCGCTAAAAATCAAACCGAAACAGGTTAAATCGTTAGCGGAAATTGATTCGCAAATTTCATTGATGGTTTCACCGCTTGATCAAGGCTTTATCATTGAAAATGCAAGCGGTCAAAATTTAGCAATTATTTGCGAAACGGATTTCTTGGGCGAAAAAGTTCAAACAAAACGTTCGGAGAAAAATCGCAAAACAGTCAACCCGGATACGCTCATTCGTAACCTTGCAGAACTCAAAATTGGACAAGCCGTAGTGCATTTAGAAAACGGTGTCGGACGTTATGCAGGGTTAACTGTGCTGGATGCCGGCGGCATTAAAGCAGAATACCTTGTCTTACTCTATGCGAACGAGGCAAAACTCTATGTCCCAGTGGCTTCATTACATCTGATTTCCCGTTATATCGGTGGAGCGGATGAAACCGCTCCGCTGCATAAACTCGGTTCGGAAGCGTGGGCGAAGACACGCCAAAAAGCGGCAGAGAAAATCCGAGATGTAGCGGCGGAATTACTCGATGTGTATGCGAAACGAGAATCGCAAAAAGGCTTTGCGTTTGCCTACGATCGTGACAGTTTTATGCAGTTTAGCCACACATTCCCATTTGAGGAAACTGAAGATCAGAAAACCGCAATCAATGCGGTTATCAGCGATATGTGCTTGCCAAAAGCAATGGATCGCCTTGTCTGTGGCGATGTCGGTTTCGGTAAAACCGAAGTCGCAATGCGTGCCACTTTCTTAGCGGTGGAAAATCATAAACAGGTTGCGGTACTTGTACCGACTACGCTTTTAGCACAACAACATTTCGAGAATTTCAAAGATCGTTTTGCCAACTATCCGATTAATGTCGAAGTGCTTTCTCGCTTTAAAACCGCTAAAGAACAAAAGGCGATTTTAGAAAAAGTGGCAGAAGGCAAAGTGGATATTCTGGTCGGCACGCACAAACTGCTACAAGAAGACGTGCAATTCCGTGATCTCGGTTTACTTATTATTGACGAAGAACACCGCTTCGGTGTACGTCAGAAAGAGAAGATCAAACAATTGCGAGCTAATGTCGATATTCTTACGCTCACCGCAACACCGATTCCTCGTACGCTGAATATGGCATTAAACGGTATGCGAGATCTGTCTATTATCGCTAGTCCGCCGGCACGCCGATTGACGATCAAAACTTTTGTTCGTCAACACGATGATTTAGTCGTGAAAGAAGCAATTTTGCGTGAAATTCTGCGTGGTGGGCAAGTGTATTACCTGCACAATGACGTGGCGACAATCGAAAACTGTGCGACTAAGCTGGCGGAATTAGTACCGGAAGCTCGGATTGTGATTGGACACGGGCAAATGCGTGAACGTGAATTGGAACGTGTGATGAGTGATTTCTATCATCAGCGTTTTAATCTATTGGTCTGTTCCACCATTATTGAAACGGGAATTGATGTGCCGACCGCTAACACGATTATTATTGAGCGTGCGGATAAATTTGGTTTGGCACAGTTACACCAGTTGCGTGGACGTGTTGGACGTTCTCATCATCAAGCTTATGCCTATTTGCTGACACCACCGCCGAAAACATTAACCAAAGATGCACAACAGCGTTTAGAAGCACTCAGTTCGATTGATAATCTCGGTGCCGGATTTGTGTTAGCGACTCACGATTTAGAAATTCGTGGGGCGGGCGAATTGCTCGGTTCGGAACAAAGCGGACAGATTGAAAGTATCGGTTTCTCACTCTATATGGATCTGCTTGAAAATGCGGTAAAAGCCTTACAAGAAGGGCGTGAACCGACTTTAGAAGAAATCACCCAAAATCAGGTAGAAATCGAGTTGCGTATACCGGCACTGTTACCGGACGATTATGTACCGGATGTGAATATGCGTTTATCGTTCTATAAACGGATCGCCTCGGCAGAAAGTGTTGAAGCATTGAAAGATTTGAAAGTAGAACTTATCGACCGTTTCGGATTATTGCCGGAAGCAACTAAGAATCTATTCCAAATCACTCAGCTTCGTCATGTGGCAACCTCGCTCGGCTTGAAGAAAGTTGATGCGGGGATTAACGGCGGCTATTTGGAATTTAAATCGACCGCTCAACCTGACCCGATGAAGTTCCTACAACTGATTCAGTCGGACAAAAATGTCTATAAATTCGAAGGGGCGCAAAAATTCCGCTTTAATTTACCACTTACAAGTAATGCGGAGCGATTGGAATTTGTTTCAGCGCTAATTGAAAAATTAATTTAA
- a CDS encoding calcium-binding protein: MYVARITHSISVRGFINSFFQSYGRFIFKPSFGQQPTLEQKPIDVQKPDFGQKPIQFDEPDFGQKPIDPQRPIDPQQPIPQEPVPQEPVPQEPVPQEPVPQEPVPQEPVPQEPVPQEPVPQEPVPQEPVPQEPVPQDPTCGCPEDDAPTPPWEADNQIFGDECDNVLCGTEAKDMIDGGAGNDTLYGFGGHDNLFGGEGHDILVGGLGAGDYLSGGVGSDTYIFSGDFGHDVVADKGAKSDFDLIRFTDLNADEVTFSLKGSNLFITDTTDEGNYIEVVNYLNDGANSIEQFDFKDGSATVDVVYNANGSCDICVSYTPLQQEQVNFYA; encoded by the coding sequence ATGTATGTAGCACGAATCACACATAGCATTAGTGTTCGCGGATTTATTAATTCTTTTTTCCAATCTTATGGAAGATTTATTTTTAAACCGTCCTTTGGTCAACAGCCTACGCTTGAGCAAAAACCAATAGATGTTCAAAAACCGGATTTCGGTCAAAAACCAATTCAATTCGATGAACCTGATTTTGGTCAAAAACCAATTGACCCTCAACGTCCAATTGATCCGCAACAACCAATTCCACAAGAGCCAGTTCCACAAGAGCCAGTTCCACAAGAGCCAGTTCCACAAGAGCCAGTTCCGCAAGAGCCGGTTCCACAAGAGCCGGTTCCACAAGAGCCAGTTCCGCAAGAGCCGGTTCCACAAGAGCCAGTTCCGCAAGAGCCAGTTCCTCAAGAGCCAGTTCCACAAGATCCAACTTGTGGTTGTCCGGAAGATGATGCTCCAACACCACCTTGGGAAGCAGATAACCAAATTTTTGGTGATGAATGTGATAACGTACTTTGTGGTACAGAAGCTAAAGATATGATCGATGGCGGCGCGGGTAACGATACGTTATATGGTTTCGGCGGCCACGATAATTTATTCGGTGGCGAAGGTCACGATATCTTAGTTGGCGGTCTTGGTGCTGGAGATTACCTTTCTGGTGGTGTAGGTAGCGATACTTATATCTTCAGCGGGGATTTCGGCCACGATGTGGTTGCAGACAAAGGTGCGAAAAGTGATTTTGATTTGATCAGATTCACGGATTTAAATGCAGATGAAGTAACCTTCAGCCTTAAAGGTAGCAATTTATTTATTACAGATACTACAGATGAAGGTAACTATATCGAAGTGGTTAACTACCTCAATGATGGTGCGAATTCAATTGAACAATTTGATTTCAAAGATGGTAGCGCAACAGTTGATGTAGTTTATAACGCTAATGGTTCTTGTGATATTTGTGTTTCATACACGCCATTACAACAAGAGCAAGTAAATTTCTACGCTTAA